The Myxococcus virescens DNA window GCGCTTCGAGGGCAGCGAGACGACGGCCTCGGGCACCTGCGTGCTGGACGCGCCGGACCTCGTCACCGGGCTGGCGGGCCGCGGGTACCACACCATCTGCATTGGCGGCGTGGGCTTCTTCAACAAGCGTAATCCGCTGGGCAACGTGCTCCCCGGGCTCTTCGCGGAGAGCCACTGGAGCCCCGAGCTGGGCGTGACGGACCCTCGGTCCACCGAGCACCAGGTGGCGCTGGCCGTCCAGCGGCTGGAGGCGCTGCCGCGTGAGCAGCGCGTCTTCCTCTTCATCAACGTGTCGGCGCTGCACCAGCCGAACCGGCACTATGTGCCCGGCGCCAGCCAGGACTCGCGCGAGTCGCACGCCGCGGCATTGGCGTACGTGGACTCGCAGCTCCCTCCGTTGTTCGCCGCCTTGCGGCGCCGGGGCCCCGCCTTCTGCATCGTCTGCTCGGACCATGGCACCACCTACGGCGAGGACGGCTTCACCGGCCATCGCCTGGCCCACCCCGTGGTGTGGACGGTGCCCTACGCTGAATTCCTGCTACCTCGAGAAACCGCACCATGACGCGTCTGGAGCAGATGCTCGAAGGGTCGCCCTATGTGGCGTACCTCTACGGCTACCCGCACAAGACGGCCTACCGGCCCTTCACGCCCGCGCTCCCGTTGGAGTCCGTCTGGGCGGAGGAGCGGCGCGACGCGCTGTTCCTCTACATCCACGTGCCCTTCTGCGAGATGCGCTGCGGCTTCTGCAACCTCTTCACCGCCGCCGGGCCGAAGCAGGACGTGGTGGACGGGTACCTGGGCGCGCTGGTGCGCGAGACGAAGCGGGTGAAGGAGGCGCTGGGGACGGCGAGCTTCGCCCGGGCCGCCATTGGCGGCGGCACGCCGACGCTGCTGGACGTGGCGGGGTTGAACACCGTGTTCGACATGGCCGAGGGCGTCATGGGCGCGGACATGAAGAACATCCCCGTGTCCGTGGAGGTGTCGCCGGAGACGGTGGACGCGCAGAAGCTCCAGGTGCTGCGCTCGCGCGGCACGGACCGGGTGAGCATGGGCATCCAGAGCTTCATCGAGGCGGAGGTGGCCGCGGTGAAACGGCCCCAGAAGACAGCGCAGGTGGAGGCCGCACTGGACCTCATTCGCACCACCGGCTTCCCCACGCTGAACCTGGACCTCATCTACGGCATGGAGGGGCAGACGGAGGAGAGCTTCCTCTACTCGCTGCGCACGGCGCTTCGTTACTCGCCGGAGGAGATTTATCTCTACCCGCTCTACGTCCGGCCGCTGACTTTCCTGGGCAAGAAGGCGCGGGCGTGGGACGACCTGCGCCTCTCGCTGTATCGCGTGGGCCGCGATTTCCTCCTGTCGGAGGGCTACACGCAGGTCTCCATGCGGATGTTCCGTGCTCGCCATGCGCCGGACGCGGGCGGTCCGGTGTATCGCTGCCAGGAGGACGGCATGGTGGGGTTGGGCTGCGGGGCGCGCTCGTACACGGGGCAGGTGCATTACTCGTCTGAGTACGCGGTGGGTTCTCGCGAGGTGCGCTCCATCATCTCGTCGTACAGCGAGCGGACCGAGGCGTCGTTCGGCGAGGTGGGCTACGGCTTCCGCCTGGACTCCGCGGAGCGGCGGCGCCGTTACATGCTGCTGTCGCTGTTGGCCGACGGCGTAGACCTCGCCGTGTACCGGCAGCGCTTCTGCACCGACGCGCTGGAGGACTTCCCGGAGCTGGAGGAGTTGGAGGCGCACGGACTGGCGCGGAAGCACGGTGGCGTGGTGCAGCTCACCGCGGCGGGCGTGGAGCGCTCCGACCTGATTGGCCCCTGGCTGCACTCCGAGCAGGTGCAGGCGATGATGAAGGAGTACGCCTGGCGATGAAGCTCACCGTGCTCTATCGGGGCCCGCTGTCCAGCTGCAACTACGGCTGCGAGTACTGCCCCTTCGGCAAGTGGAAGCACACCGAGGAGGAGCTGGCCAAGGACCGCGCGGACCTGGAGCGCTTTGTCGCGTGGGTGGAGGCGCGCACGCAGGACACGGTGTCGGTGTTCTTCACGCCGTGGGGCGAGGCGCTCATCTGGCCCTGGTATCAAGAGGCGCTGGCCCGCCTGTCACATCTGCCGCATGTGGGGCGACTGGCCATCCAGACGAACCTGTCCTGCAATCTGGACTGGGTGGCCCAGGCGCGCGCGGACAAGCTGGGCATCTGGGCCACGTACCACCCGGAGTGGACCCGGCGGCACCGCTTCGTGGCTCAGTGCGCGAAGCTGACCGAGCTGGGCGTGCGGCACAGCGTGGGCGTGGTGGGGTTCCTCCGCTTCACGGACGAGGCGGAGGCCCTGCGTGCAGAGCTTCCCGCGGACACCTACCTGTGGATCAACGCGGTGAAGGACGGGCAGGAGGAGCCGTACACAGCGGAAGACGTGGCGCGCTTCACGCGGTTGGACCCGCTCTTTCCGGTGAACAACACGCGTCACCCGAGCCTGGGCCGCGCGTGCCGGGGCGGGGAGTCCGTCATCTCCGTGGACGGCGAGGGCACGGCGCGGCGGTGCCACTTCATTGACGAGCCGATTGGCAACATCTACGCGCCGGACTTCGACTCCGCTCTGAGACCCCGGCCCTGCGCGAAGCAGACCTGTGGGTGTCATATCGGGTACGTGCATCTGGAGTACCTGGAGCTGGACCGGGTCTTCGGCTCCGGCATCCTGGAGCGCGTCCCGGCCACGCCCCTGTGGAAGTAACTGGAGCGATTCCCGGCAGCGTGATGTGTGTCCATCACGGGAGCTGACGCAGGGCTTCTTGAATCTCCCACTCGTAGACGGTGAGCCCGTCACGGCGGAGGTTGGGGAGCAAATCGCCGAATGCGTTGGCCTCCAGCACCCGGTGCCCGGCGAAGTGCTCCTCGTACATGAGGTCGATGCCCACGTGGAGGCAGTCATGGCTGCGGGCCACCGTGCGGCAGCTCTCCATGGCATCCGCGAGCTCGTTCCGTGGCACCGCGGCGTGGAAGTCGTCCAAGTCGCCCCGCCAGCCGCCCAGGTGCAGGTTGGTGATGGGCCGCATGCTCTGCCGCACCACCGTGAAGGCTGGCTCGCCTCGGACCATCAACACCCGGCAGTCGAAGTAATCGCCGCCCAGCCGTGCCTTGGGAATCGAGCGCTCCACCTGTGAGCCCTCGCCCAGCAGATACGTGAGGATTTCATCCACCTGCTTTGGGGCCTCGACGCGGCGGACCTTCAGCGAGTTGTACCAGCCCGTCTTCGCCACTTCGATGGTGGTGGTCAGCGTGTCCGCCGAGCGCCCCCGCCGGTAGATGGCGAGGCACGACGCGGAGGAGCCACACGACACCTTCACGAACACCTCGCGGCAGTCCTCCTCCCGCATCCGTTCGCGGAGTGATTCCACGTCCGTGACACCGTCCAGCGGCTCGGGAACCGGCACGCCCAGGGCGGCGTAGCGGCGGGAGGTGATGCGCTTGTCGAAGAGGTCCGCGATAGCGGAGGGCTTCTGGAGGATGCGCCAGCGGGGATGCGCCGCGAAGATGGACTCCAGCTCCGCCAGGACTCGCAAGAACCCCAGGTGGTGCTGCCGGGGGCTGAGAATGCGGCCTCGGTCCACGGGCAGGCGGTCCACCTGCTCCGGCGTCAGGACGGAGCAGCCCTGGCCCACGGCGTCCGCGTAGCCCCGCTTGAGCAGGGCCTTCTCCACGTCCCAGTTCTCGCCCGTGGAGTCGATGCGGACGAACGCCTCCGAGTCCGGCAGGTCCGCCAGGAGCCCCGGCGACGCCAGCAGCTCACGCCAGGGGACGACGTGCGCCGGGGGAAGCCCCTGTCTGGCGAGGGCGTCCTGGAACAGCGTGACGCGCCGGTTCTCCGGGTTGCCGACGAGGATGAACGGAGGCGCGCCCATGATGCCGGACTACTCGCTCACCGCGACGTAGCGACCGCCTTCGTCATCGTCGTAGATCTCGCGCTGGTTCCCCGCCACGACGTCCGGGCACAACGAGGCCAGCAGCTTCACGCCTTTGCGCGTGAGCTGGTTCTGCGACACATCCAGCTTCTTGAGGTGCTTGAACACCGCCGCGTTCGCCGCCAGGACCTCGGCGTCGGTGTCCATCAGCGTGCCCTTCGACAAGTCCAGCGACTCCAACTGCTTCAGCACCTTGGCCTTCGGCAGCACGGTCGCGAGCTCATCGGAGAAGGCCGCGTTGCACAGTCCCAGGTGCTTCAGGTTCGGCAGCCCCGTGGCGTCGAGGATGGGCTGGATGTCACTCGGGCGGAACCGTCCGCCGTACTCCTCGCTGCCGAACCAGACTTCCAACTGCTCCAGCTTCGGCCACTTCGCACTGGCGATGGACTGCACCGCGGGCCGAGGAAGGCCGCCCGACTCCATCGTGAAGCGACGCAGCTCCGGCAGCTCCACCGGCCCCAGGCGTACCTCTCCGCCACGCAGCCTCAAGGTGGTGAGCTGGGGCAGGGCCTTGAGCAGGGGCGCGAGGTTCCCCAGCTTGACCCAGGAGAT harbors:
- a CDS encoding STM4011 family radical SAM protein: MKLTVLYRGPLSSCNYGCEYCPFGKWKHTEEELAKDRADLERFVAWVEARTQDTVSVFFTPWGEALIWPWYQEALARLSHLPHVGRLAIQTNLSCNLDWVAQARADKLGIWATYHPEWTRRHRFVAQCAKLTELGVRHSVGVVGFLRFTDEAEALRAELPADTYLWINAVKDGQEEPYTAEDVARFTRLDPLFPVNNTRHPSLGRACRGGESVISVDGEGTARRCHFIDEPIGNIYAPDFDSALRPRPCAKQTCGCHIGYVHLEYLELDRVFGSGILERVPATPLWK
- a CDS encoding STM4014 family protein — protein: MGAPPFILVGNPENRRVTLFQDALARQGLPPAHVVPWRELLASPGLLADLPDSEAFVRIDSTGENWDVEKALLKRGYADAVGQGCSVLTPEQVDRLPVDRGRILSPRQHHLGFLRVLAELESIFAAHPRWRILQKPSAIADLFDKRITSRRYAALGVPVPEPLDGVTDVESLRERMREEDCREVFVKVSCGSSASCLAIYRRGRSADTLTTTIEVAKTGWYNSLKVRRVEAPKQVDEILTYLLGEGSQVERSIPKARLGGDYFDCRVLMVRGEPAFTVVRQSMRPITNLHLGGWRGDLDDFHAAVPRNELADAMESCRTVARSHDCLHVGIDLMYEEHFAGHRVLEANAFGDLLPNLRRDGLTVYEWEIQEALRQLP
- a CDS encoding STM4013/SEN3800 family hydrolase codes for the protein MDMNAVVGTHDLLFITLDTLRYDVAEALAAQGRTPNLSALLPGGRWEQRHSPASFTYAAHHAFFAGFLPTPATPGLHPRLFSMRFEGSETTASGTCVLDAPDLVTGLAGRGYHTICIGGVGFFNKRNPLGNVLPGLFAESHWSPELGVTDPRSTEHQVALAVQRLEALPREQRVFLFINVSALHQPNRHYVPGASQDSRESHAAALAYVDSQLPPLFAALRRRGPAFCIVCSDHGTTYGEDGFTGHRLAHPVVWTVPYAEFLLPRETAP
- a CDS encoding STM4012 family radical SAM protein — protein: MTRLEQMLEGSPYVAYLYGYPHKTAYRPFTPALPLESVWAEERRDALFLYIHVPFCEMRCGFCNLFTAAGPKQDVVDGYLGALVRETKRVKEALGTASFARAAIGGGTPTLLDVAGLNTVFDMAEGVMGADMKNIPVSVEVSPETVDAQKLQVLRSRGTDRVSMGIQSFIEAEVAAVKRPQKTAQVEAALDLIRTTGFPTLNLDLIYGMEGQTEESFLYSLRTALRYSPEEIYLYPLYVRPLTFLGKKARAWDDLRLSLYRVGRDFLLSEGYTQVSMRMFRARHAPDAGGPVYRCQEDGMVGLGCGARSYTGQVHYSSEYAVGSREVRSIISSYSERTEASFGEVGYGFRLDSAERRRRYMLLSLLADGVDLAVYRQRFCTDALEDFPELEELEAHGLARKHGGVVQLTAAGVERSDLIGPWLHSEQVQAMMKEYAWR